GAGGATGTTAGGCAGTATGGCTGATAATCCAGAACGGTTTCTGCCAAAGACTGCCACAGCTACTGCCACTGCTCCTATATCATGAAGGCAATTCGAAATATTTTAGATAAAATAAAGCCTCATTTTGAAAAAGGAGGTAAATACGAAAAGTTCTACTACCTTTTCGAAGCACAGGATACTTTTTTATTTGCACCCAACCATACTACAAAGGTTAAAGGTACGCAGATAAAAGATGCTATTGACATGAAGCGGATGATGGTTACCGTAATAATTGCCATGATCCCTGCCTTGATCTTTGGGATCTGGAATGTGGGCCATCAGCACTTCTTAGCATCCGGCATCTCTGCTGAATTTTTGGATAAGTTCTTATTTGGCGCCCAAAAGGTCTTACCGATTATTATTGTTTCTTATGCATCAGGGTTATTCGTAGAGGGAATTTTTGCAGTTGTTCGTAAACACCCTGTAAGTGAAGGATTCCTGGTTACAGGTTTGCTTATTCCCCTGATCATGCCGGTGACCATCCCATTATGGCAGGTTGCATTAGGAACAATCTTTGCCGTTGTCATTGGTAAAGAGGTATTCGGAGGTACAGGATTTAACATATTAAATCCAGCGCTCACTGCCCGTGCATTCGTATTTTTTTCATATCCGTCCCAGATGTCAGGCGATGTATGGACACAGCTTGGTGAGTCCACCGTAGAAGGATATTCAGGGGCAACACCTTTAGCTATTGCCGCTGATACTACGGTTGGAGAAACCGGTACTGCTGTTTTAGAACTTTTTCAAAACAACTGGCTTAGCTACACGTTTGAAAGTCTCTTTTACGGAACGATCCCAGGCTCAATCGGAGAAACTTCTACACTGATGTCCCTGATCGGAGCGTTTATCCTGATAGGTACAGGCGTTGGAAGCTGGAGAATTATTTTAAGTATGTTCGTTGGTGGTTTGGCAATGGGTTATATTTTTAATATATTTGGGGCAAATCCATTTATGCAAATCCCCCCCTATTATCACTTGGTGATGGGTGGATTTGCATTTGGAGCGGTATTTATGGCTACCGATCCCGTATCAGCAGCCCAAACAAACACCGGCAAATGGATCTATGGCTTTTTGATAGGGATATTGGCAATATTGA
This genomic stretch from Cytophagales bacterium harbors:
- a CDS encoding NADH:ubiquinone reductase (Na(+)-transporting) subunit B, which produces MKAIRNILDKIKPHFEKGGKYEKFYYLFEAQDTFLFAPNHTTKVKGTQIKDAIDMKRMMVTVIIAMIPALIFGIWNVGHQHFLASGISAEFLDKFLFGAQKVLPIIIVSYASGLFVEGIFAVVRKHPVSEGFLVTGLLIPLIMPVTIPLWQVALGTIFAVVIGKEVFGGTGFNILNPALTARAFVFFSYPSQMSGDVWTQLGESTVEGYSGATPLAIAADTTVGETGTAVLELFQNNWLSYTFESLFYGTIPGSIGETSTLMSLIGAFILIGTGVGSWRIILSMFVGGLAMGYIFNIFGANPFMQIPPYYHLVMGGFAFGAVFMATDPVSAAQTNTGKWIYGFLIGILAILIRVTNPAYPEGVMLSILLMNVFAPLIDFYVIEANKKRRLKRAKI